The segment AAGATGCGCCAGGACCAGACGGTCACGGTCACCTTCCCGCTCGACGGAGCCAAGGCCGAGGCCCTCGGGCTGACCGGCGTCAAGGCTCTCGCCTGGACGACGACGCCGTGGACCCTGCCGACGAACCTCGCGCTCGCGGTCGGCCCCGACATCGACTACGCGGTCGTCCCCTCCGGCCCGCTCGGCGCCTCCGACGGCAGCGCCGAGGGCGTGGCGTCGTTCCTCCTGGCGGCCGACACGGTCGCCGCCTACGCGAAAGACCTGGGCTACGCCACGGCCGACGAGGCGCAGGAGGCGGTCGCTCGCACGATCGCCGGTCGCGACCTCGACGGGGTCGCCTACGACCGGCTCTGGGACTGGTACGCCGACACCGCGACCTGGGGCACCGAGAACGCCTGGCACATCCTGGTCGCCGACTACGTCGCCACCGGGGAGGGCACGGGCATCGTCCACCAGGCCCCGGCCTACGGTGAGGACGACCAGGCGGTCTGCGCCGCGGCCGGGATCCCGGTCATCGTCTCCGTCGACGAGGGCGGGCGCTTCCTGCCGATGTTCGGCGACATCGCCGGCCTCCAGGTCTTCGACGCGAACAAGCCGCTGACGCAGAAGCTCCGCGCCGAGGGGCGGCTCCTGCGCCAGGCGAGCTACGAGCACAGCTACCCGCACTGCTGGCGCTGCCGCAACCCGCTGATCTACCGGGCCGTGTCGAGCTGGTTCGTGCGCGTGACCGAGTTCCGCGACCGCCTCGTCGAGCTCAACCAGGAGATCACCTGGGTGCCCGAGAACGTCAAGGACGGCCAGTTCGGCAAGTGGATCCAGGGCGCCCGCGACTGGTCCATCTCGCGCAACCGCTACTGGGGCTCGCCGATCCCGGTCTGGAAGAGCGACGACCCGCAGTACCCGCGCGTCGACGTCTACGGGTCGCTCGCCGACCTGGAGCGCGACTTCGGCCGCCTGCCGACGAACGCCGAGGGCCTGCCCGACCTCCACCGCCCGTTCATCGACGAGCTGACGCGCCCCAACCCCGACGACCCGACGGGGCGCTCCACCATGCGCCGGATCGAGGACGTCTTCGACGTCTGGTTCGACTCCGGCTCGATGCCGTTCGCGCAGGTGCACTACCCGTTCGAGAACCAGGAGTGGTTCGACTCGCACAGCCCCGCCGACTTCATCGTCGAGTACATCGGGCAGACGCGCGGCTGGTTCTACCTCCTTCACGTGCTCTCGACGGCGCTCTTCGACCGCCCGGCGTTCTCGAACGTCATCAGCCACGGCATCGTGCTCGGCTCCGACGGTCAGAAGATGTCGAAGTCGCTCCGCAACTACCCGAACGTCAACGAGGTCTTCGACCGCGACGGCGCCGACGCGATGCGCTGGTTCCTCATGTCGTCGAGCGTGATCCGCGGCGGCAACCTGATCGTCACCGAGGAGGGCATCCGCGAGTCCGTCCGGCAGTTCCTCCTTCCGCTGTGGAGCACGTACTACTTCTTCACGCTCTACGCGGCCTCGGCCGACGGCTACGAGCCGCGCCTCCGGACCGACTCCGACGACGTCCTCGACCGGTACCTCCTGGCGAAGACCGGGCGCATGATCGACGACGTCGCCCGCGACCTCGAGCGCCTCGACTCGCCCCTCGCCACGTCGACCCTGCGTGACTTCGCCGACGTGCTGACGAACTGGTACGTGCGCCGCTCGCGCGGTCGCTTCTGGGCAGGATCCGACACCGCCGCGTTCGACACGCTCTACACGGTCCTCGAGACCCTCACCCGCGTGGCCGCACCGCTGGCGCCCCTCGTCGCCGAGGAGGTCTGGAAGGGGCTCACCGGCGGGCGGAGCGTCCACCTGGAAGACTGGCCGGACTCGTCGCTCTTCCCCGTCGACGACGCTCTCGTCGACGCCATGGACCGCGTCCGCGAGATCGCCTCGTCGGGTCTGGCCCTCCGCAAGTCGACCGGGCACCGCGTCCGGCTGCCGCTCCCGGCCCTCACCGTCGTCTCCGCCGATCCCGACGGCCTCGCGCCGTTCCAGGGCATCCTGGCCGACGAACTGAACGTCAAGGACGTGCGCTTCGCGACCCTCACCGAGGAGAGCCTCGGCGAGTACGGCGTGACCCGGCGGCTGACGGTCAACGCGCGGGCCGCCGGTCCCCGCATCGGCAAGCAGGTGCAGCAGGCGATCCCGGCCGCCAAGAAGGGCGACTGGGAGGCGCGCGGCGAGAACGTCGTCGCCGGCGGCATCGAGCTCCTCCCGGGCGAGTTCTCGCTCGAGTTGACGGTGGCCGACGCGTCGAACGCGATCGCCTTCACGGGCGACGGCGGCTTCGTGCTGCTCGACACCCGCACCACGCCCGCCCTCGAACGCGAGGGCCTCGCGCGCGACGTGGTGCGTGCCGTGCAGCAGGCCAGGCGCACCGCCGATCTCGACGTGAGCGACCGCATCCGGCTCGCCCTCACGGTCGACCCGGTGGCCGAGGCCGCCGTCGAGGAGCACCGCGACCTGATCATGAGCGAGACGCTCACCACCGCCCTGACCCTCACGCTCCGTGAGGGAGAGGCCCCCGGAGAGGCCGTCGAGGTCGGCTCCGGATCGAAAGTGACTGTCGAGGTCCAGCGCCATGAGTGACACCCCCAACACCCCCCGTGACGACGAGGACGACGAGACCGTCGACACCGGAGCCCTCGCCGACGTCTTCGGGACGCGCGACGACTTCGGCGACTTCCCGACTCTCGGCGACGACGACGAGCGCGACCACGACGACCGAGACGACGCCCGTCCGGCGTCCCCCGACGAGTCGGCCGACCAGGCCGCGGCCCGGACCGTGTACGAGGAGCTCCTCGCGCGGATCGGCGAGAACGCCCCGCAGCCGCGGCTCGGGGCGACGCGGCGGGCGGTCGAGCTGCTCGGCGACCCGCAGCGCTCCTACCCCGTGATCCACATCACGGGCACGAACGGCAAGACGTCGACGAGCCGCATGATCGAGAGCATCCTGCGGGCCTACGGCCTGCGGACCGGCCTCATGACGAGCCCCCACCTCACGAGGGTCAACGAGCGCATCGTCATCGACGGGGAGTCGATCTCCGACGCCGCCCTCGCGGAGAACTGGCGCGACATCCAGCCCTACCTCCTCATGGTCGACACCGAGCTCGCGGCCGCCGCCGAGGAGCCGCTGACCTACTTCGAGGCCCTGACGGTCCTCGCGTTCGCCTCGTTCGCGGACGCCCCGGTCGACGTCGTCGTGCTGGAGGTCGGCATGGGCGGCGAGTGGGACTCCACGAACGTCGCGGACGGCCAGGTCGCCGTCTTCACGCCGATCGCCCTCGACCACACCAAGCGCCTCGGCGACACCGTGACGGAGATCGCGCGGACCAAGTCGGGCATCATCAAACCCAGCGCGAACGTCGTCACGTCCGCGCAGCTGCCGGAGGCCCTCGCCGAGCTCGAGCGCGCCGCCGACCTGACGGAGTCGACCCTCGCCGTCGAGGGGACGGGCTTCGAGGTGCTCTCCTCGGCCGTCGCGGTCGGCGGGCAGCTCATCTCGGTGCGGGGCATCGCGGGGCGCTACGACGACCTGGCGCTGCCGTTCTTCGGGCGTCACCAGGCGCAGAACGCGGCGACGGCCATCGCCGCCGTCGAGACCTTCCTCGGCAACGGGAGCCAGGCGCTCGACCCGGAGATCCTGGCGACCGGCCTGTCTCAGGCGACCTCCCCGGGCCGGCTGCAGATCCTCGCGAACGACCCGCTCATCCTGCTCGACGCCGCGCACAACCCGCACGGGGCGAGGGCGCTGGCCGACGCGCTGGGGGAGTACTTCCAGCTCGATCGCGTCGTCGCCGTCCTCGCCGTCCTCGCCGACAAGGACGCCGCGGGCATCATCCGGGCGCTCGCGCCCGCCGTCGAGCAGTTCGTGATCACGCAGTCCGACTCCGACCGGTCTCTCGACGCCGACGAACTCGCGTCGATCGTGGTGGGTATCGTGGGCCCCGACCGCGTCACCGTCGAGACCAACGTCGTGACCGCCCTCGGCGTCGCCCGCGACCTGGCCGAGGAGTCCGAGAAGGGCGGCGTCGTCGTCACCGGATCGATCACCCTCGTGGGCGAGGTCCTCGCGCTCACCGAAGAAGACGGATGGAAATGACCGACACCCCCGCCGGCGCCCCGGGCGGAGACTCGCCCGACCAGGTGGCGGCTCCCGCGAAGACGCGTCGGCCGCGCCGCGAGCGGAGCCTGACCGAGAGCCTGCTCTCGATCATGCTCGTGCTCGAGGCCTTCGTGCTGTTCTTCGTGATCCTCAACGTCGCGGGTGCGCGCATCCTGCCCACCGGTGTCGCCTGGGGCGGCGGACTCGCGCTCATCGCCCTGATGCTGCTCACCTCGGGCGTCGTGCGCTACCGCTGGGGCGTCGTCCTCGGCTGCGTCCTCCAGGTCGCCATCGCCCTCACCGGGCTGCTGGTCGGGTTGATGTGGGTCGTCGCCGCCCTGTTCATCGGCCTCTGGATCTTCTGCCTCTACAAGGGCGTCACGATCGACCGGCGCAACGCCGCCTACCGAGCCTGGCTCGAGCAGAACCCCGGCGCCTCCGCCTGACCAGACCTCCCTACCGCCTCCCACCCCTCACCGAAGGAGACACGTGTCCGACCTCGAAGAAACCCTGGTGCTCGTCAAGCCCGACGGCGTCGCCCGCAACCTGACCGGCGAGATCCTGCGCCGGATCGAAGCCAAGGGCTACGGCCTCGTCGACATCAAGTTCGTGGAGGCCGACCGGGCCCTCCTCGCGGCCCACTACGAGGAGCACGTCGGCAAGCCGTTCTACGAGCCCCTCGTGGAGTTCATGGAGTCCGGCCCCATCGTCGCGATCCGCGTCGAGGGCAACGGCGTCATCGCCGGGTTCCGCTCGCTCGCAGGAGCCACGGACCCGACGGCCGCCGCGCCCGGCACCATCCGCGGCGACCTCGGCCGCGACTGGGGCCTCAAGGTGCAGCAGAACCTGGTGCACGGCAGCGACTCGGTCGAGAGTGCGGCCCGCGAACTCTCCCTCTGGTTCAAGTAAGAAGGCCCCGGCACGGCCGCTCGCGGCGTTGTCGTCGGTTGCGATAGCGCCGCTATCGCCGCCCTCCTCCGCCTTGCGTTCGGTCGCACCGGAGCCTTCTTGAGATCGACCGCGCACGACGAAGCCCCGCACCTATGGGTGCGGGGCTTCGTCGTGCTGCGAGACCTACTTGGCCGTCGCCTGCGACGTGACGAACGAGGCGAAAGCGGCCGCGTCGGTCAGCGAGCCGCCGTACTGCTTGCCGTTCACGAGGACGGTCGGGGTCCCGGTCAGCTTCGCGACGGAGGAGTTCGGCAGCTTCTGGGTCAGCGCTCGCTGCGTGGCGTCGCCGACCCATTTCTCGAACGTCTTGTCGGTGATGCACTTCGGGATCGACGCGTTCGTCGCCCCCGCGGTCTTCACCATGCTGACGAGTTTGTCGTCGCCGAGCCCGTTCGACTGCTCCGGCGGCTGGTTCTTGTAGAACTCCGCCACGACGTCGAGGAACTTGTCGGGCTCGTAGTTGGCGACGCACGCCGCGGCGTTCGCCGAGCGGGTCGAGTACTTGTTGCCGAGCGAGGACGCGTCGAGGATGGCCAGGGGGTGGATCTCGTAGGTGACCGCGCCCTTCTTCAGCCACTCGTTGATCTGCGTGGCGTTCGTCGTCTCGAACTGGTTGCAGTAGGGGCACTGGAAGTCGACGTACGCCGTGATGTTGACGGTCTTCGTCATCGCCTTCTGGTCGGTCGCCTTCGGCGCCTCGCCGCCCTTGAGGGCCGCGGTCTGGACGGCCGTGACGGCGCCGGTGCTGGCGTTCCCCTGGAGCAGGATGCCGTCGCTCGCCATGTTCTTCGGCCCCGGCGCTCCGGGACCGGTCGCGTTGACGATGATCAGCACGACCACGGTCGCGACGGCGAGGACGCCCACGACGAGCCCGCCCTGCGCGAAGACGCGATTGCGACGCTTCTTCTTGGCGGCGGCCTCGCGGGCGACGCGCGCCTTCTCGCGGGCTTCCTCACGCCGATCGCGCTTGTTGGGACCGTTGTCGGGGGGCGGAGTCATGTGTCCTCGGATCTGCGGTGGGTATCGGTTCTCGGCCGGCGTCCGCCGACTCGCCGGGCCAGGGGGCCCACGGGCAGGACTTTACGGGGGCCCGACTGGTGTTCCCTGAAAGATCGCGGCGTGGCTCCTGCGGTCTCGCCCGCGGGCCCCGGGCGGGCGCTCAGCCGAACAGGTACGACGGCAGGAGCGGGAAGTGCTGCAGGATGATCGCCACGATCACGAGGTAGTTGATCGCCGGCACGATCCACGAGTAGGGCAGGAAGGCGCGGGCACGCCTCCGCAGCGTCTCGTTGCCCGTCAGACGCCCGGTGGCGACGTTCCAGACGGTGAAGATCCAGAACATCGGGATCGTCACCGACCAGACGAGCATGCACCAGGGGCAGAGCGATCCGATGGCGTAGACGGTCTGGGTGAAGAGCCAGGTCACGAAGACCCAGGAGAGGAAGAGCCCGACGTTGAAGGCCACCCAGTACCAGCGGGCGAACCGGGCACCGGCGAGGAGGCCGATGCCGACCGCGACCGGAGCGACGAATCCGGAGACGCCGAGCAGGGGGTTCGGGAAGCCGAAGAGGTGCGACTGCGCGCTGTTGATGACGTTGGTGCAGGAGACGAACGGGTTGATGTCGCAGCTCAGCGCCTGCTTCGGATTCTCGAGCAGACCGATCTTCTCGACGACCAGCGTGAACGACCCGTAGAGGCCCACGAGCCCCGCGACGATCAGCAGGATCGCCGCGACGAAGGGCGGCTTGGCAGTGGTGGGGGACGACACCCTGGGATTATGACATGCGTCGAATCGCCGCCCCGGGGCATCGCGTGCGATAATCGGGGGAGTCCCAGGGTGAGAGCCGGGCGAGCTTTCCGGTCGCCGTGTCCAAGAACGGCACGGAGCCGTGA is part of the Frondihabitans sp. 762G35 genome and harbors:
- a CDS encoding bifunctional folylpolyglutamate synthase/dihydrofolate synthase; amino-acid sequence: MSDTPNTPRDDEDDETVDTGALADVFGTRDDFGDFPTLGDDDERDHDDRDDARPASPDESADQAAARTVYEELLARIGENAPQPRLGATRRAVELLGDPQRSYPVIHITGTNGKTSTSRMIESILRAYGLRTGLMTSPHLTRVNERIVIDGESISDAALAENWRDIQPYLLMVDTELAAAAEEPLTYFEALTVLAFASFADAPVDVVVLEVGMGGEWDSTNVADGQVAVFTPIALDHTKRLGDTVTEIARTKSGIIKPSANVVTSAQLPEALAELERAADLTESTLAVEGTGFEVLSSAVAVGGQLISVRGIAGRYDDLALPFFGRHQAQNAATAIAAVETFLGNGSQALDPEILATGLSQATSPGRLQILANDPLILLDAAHNPHGARALADALGEYFQLDRVVAVLAVLADKDAAGIIRALAPAVEQFVITQSDSDRSLDADELASIVVGIVGPDRVTVETNVVTALGVARDLAEESEKGGVVVTGSITLVGEVLALTEEDGWK
- a CDS encoding DUF4233 domain-containing protein, with protein sequence MTDTPAGAPGGDSPDQVAAPAKTRRPRRERSLTESLLSIMLVLEAFVLFFVILNVAGARILPTGVAWGGGLALIALMLLTSGVVRYRWGVVLGCVLQVAIALTGLLVGLMWVVAALFIGLWIFCLYKGVTIDRRNAAYRAWLEQNPGASA
- the ileS gene encoding isoleucine--tRNA ligase produces the protein MPQSSKSFRRQVPASPNFPAIETGILAFWKGDDTFQESIRRREGSDEWVFYDGPPFANGLPHYGHLLTGYAKDVFPRFQTMRGKQVHRRFGWDTHGLPAELEAMRQLGITEKHEIDDMGIAEFNAVARRSVLEYTAEWEEYVTRQARWVDFENDYKTLDVSYMESVLWAFSQLHEKGLAYEGFRVLPYCWHDETPLSNHELRMDDDVYKMRQDQTVTVTFPLDGAKAEALGLTGVKALAWTTTPWTLPTNLALAVGPDIDYAVVPSGPLGASDGSAEGVASFLLAADTVAAYAKDLGYATADEAQEAVARTIAGRDLDGVAYDRLWDWYADTATWGTENAWHILVADYVATGEGTGIVHQAPAYGEDDQAVCAAAGIPVIVSVDEGGRFLPMFGDIAGLQVFDANKPLTQKLRAEGRLLRQASYEHSYPHCWRCRNPLIYRAVSSWFVRVTEFRDRLVELNQEITWVPENVKDGQFGKWIQGARDWSISRNRYWGSPIPVWKSDDPQYPRVDVYGSLADLERDFGRLPTNAEGLPDLHRPFIDELTRPNPDDPTGRSTMRRIEDVFDVWFDSGSMPFAQVHYPFENQEWFDSHSPADFIVEYIGQTRGWFYLLHVLSTALFDRPAFSNVISHGIVLGSDGQKMSKSLRNYPNVNEVFDRDGADAMRWFLMSSSVIRGGNLIVTEEGIRESVRQFLLPLWSTYYFFTLYAASADGYEPRLRTDSDDVLDRYLLAKTGRMIDDVARDLERLDSPLATSTLRDFADVLTNWYVRRSRGRFWAGSDTAAFDTLYTVLETLTRVAAPLAPLVAEEVWKGLTGGRSVHLEDWPDSSLFPVDDALVDAMDRVREIASSGLALRKSTGHRVRLPLPALTVVSADPDGLAPFQGILADELNVKDVRFATLTEESLGEYGVTRRLTVNARAAGPRIGKQVQQAIPAAKKGDWEARGENVVAGGIELLPGEFSLELTVADASNAIAFTGDGGFVLLDTRTTPALEREGLARDVVRAVQQARRTADLDVSDRIRLALTVDPVAEAAVEEHRDLIMSETLTTALTLTLREGEAPGEAVEVGSGSKVTVEVQRHE
- a CDS encoding vitamin K epoxide reductase family protein, translated to MSSPTTAKPPFVAAILLIVAGLVGLYGSFTLVVEKIGLLENPKQALSCDINPFVSCTNVINSAQSHLFGFPNPLLGVSGFVAPVAVGIGLLAGARFARWYWVAFNVGLFLSWVFVTWLFTQTVYAIGSLCPWCMLVWSVTIPMFWIFTVWNVATGRLTGNETLRRRARAFLPYSWIVPAINYLVIVAIILQHFPLLPSYLFG
- a CDS encoding DsbA family protein — its product is MTPPPDNGPNKRDRREEAREKARVAREAAAKKKRRNRVFAQGGLVVGVLAVATVVVLIIVNATGPGAPGPKNMASDGILLQGNASTGAVTAVQTAALKGGEAPKATDQKAMTKTVNITAYVDFQCPYCNQFETTNATQINEWLKKGAVTYEIHPLAILDASSLGNKYSTRSANAAACVANYEPDKFLDVVAEFYKNQPPEQSNGLGDDKLVSMVKTAGATNASIPKCITDKTFEKWVGDATQRALTQKLPNSSVAKLTGTPTVLVNGKQYGGSLTDAAAFASFVTSQATAK
- the ndk gene encoding nucleoside-diphosphate kinase, producing MSDLEETLVLVKPDGVARNLTGEILRRIEAKGYGLVDIKFVEADRALLAAHYEEHVGKPFYEPLVEFMESGPIVAIRVEGNGVIAGFRSLAGATDPTAAAPGTIRGDLGRDWGLKVQQNLVHGSDSVESAARELSLWFK